In Streptomyces sp. NBC_01439, the following are encoded in one genomic region:
- a CDS encoding Lrp/AsnC family transcriptional regulator, with protein sequence MHSEVVVSRSADSRNRQPSPSVDAVSLAIIEQLQEDGRRPYASIGKAVGLSEAAVRQRVQKLLDQGVMQIVAVTDPLTVGLRRQAMVGINVEGDLDPVADALTAMAECEYVVMTAGSFDLMVEIVCEDDDHLLETINKKIRTLPGVRSTESFVYLKLKKQTYMWGTR encoded by the coding sequence GTGCACAGTGAGGTCGTGGTCAGTCGAAGCGCAGATTCCAGGAACAGACAACCGTCCCCTTCGGTCGATGCTGTGTCCCTGGCGATCATCGAGCAACTGCAGGAGGACGGTCGCCGTCCCTACGCCTCGATCGGCAAGGCCGTGGGCCTCTCCGAAGCCGCTGTGCGCCAGCGGGTGCAGAAGCTGCTCGACCAGGGCGTCATGCAGATCGTCGCCGTCACCGACCCGCTCACCGTGGGCCTGCGACGCCAGGCCATGGTCGGCATCAACGTCGAGGGCGACCTCGATCCGGTGGCCGACGCTCTGACCGCCATGGCCGAGTGCGAGTACGTGGTCATGACCGCAGGTTCGTTCGACCTGATGGTGGAGATCGTCTGCGAGGACGACGACCACTTGCTCGAAACGATCAACAAGAAGATCCGCACGCTCCCCGGCGTGCGATCAACCGAAAGCTTCGTTTATCTGAAGCTGAAGAAGCAGACCTACATGTGGGGAACTCGATAG